The Arachis hypogaea cultivar Tifrunner chromosome 19, arahy.Tifrunner.gnm2.J5K5, whole genome shotgun sequence genome has a window encoding:
- the LOC140182274 gene encoding uncharacterized protein — MISETTEQIKKIRSQMLVAQNRQKSYDDQRRKPLEFEGEYVFLKVTPTTGVGRAINTKKLNPHYIGPFEILKRIGPVAYRIALPPHLLNLHDVFHVSQLRKFTPDESHVLESESVQVREDLTLPEIPVRIDNTNIKRLCGKEVSLVKVAWSRADDHGIGWNVKECLMLSTLGDDL, encoded by the exons ATGATATCTGAAACCACTGAGCAGATAAAGAAAATCCGAAGCCAAATGCTTGTCGCTCAGAACCGTCAAAAAAGTTATGATGATCAAAGGCGAAAGCCTTTAGAATTTGAAGGAGAGTATGTGTTTCTGAAGGTTACTCCAACAACTGGAGTGGGTAGAGCAATCAACACCAAGAAACTGAATCCTCATTACATCGGGCCGTTTGAGATTCTaaagaggattgggccggtggcttATAGGATTGCCTTACCACCGCATCTtttgaacctgcacgacgtgtttcatgtgTCACAGCTTCGTAAATTTACTCCTGATGAAAGCCATGTTCTGGAGTCGGAATCAGTTCAAGTGAGGGAAGATCTAACATTACCAGAAATCCCGGTTAGGATCGACAACACCAACATCAAGCGTTTGTGTGGGAAGGAGGTATCATTAgtgaaagtggcttggagtcgagctg ACGACCATGGGATAGGTTGGAACGTAAAGGAATGTTTAATGCTTAGTACCCTTGGTGATGATTTGTGA